A stretch of Zootoca vivipara chromosome 13, rZooViv1.1, whole genome shotgun sequence DNA encodes these proteins:
- the SLC12A9 gene encoding solute carrier family 12 member 9, whose amino-acid sequence MSTESSPLLSYRLFRVSSEGEMPGGGQEEAPLVVGVAGSASGSSHHDPARQLSTFFGVIVPTVLSMFSIVVFMRVGFVIGHAGFLQSLLMLVVAYLIISLTVLSVCAISTNGAVQAGGAYFMISRTLGPEFGGSIGLMFYLANVCACGVYVLGLVEAILDDFGADGSDPPGAKALPQGYGYSFLYGSVVLLVCLLVCLVGSHIYSRAAFFIFLVVNVVLITIFASFFAVSPREIAVSRDGNHSFNASFTGFNVSTLRDNMYAMYSRDYTTNNIMSFATVFAVMFNGCTGIMAGSNMSGELKNASSSIPKGTIIAVVYTFVIYFLLFFMTSFTCERALLKGDYGFFRAINVWPPFVLIGIYSASLSASMSNLIGASRILHALAKDDLFGIVLAPAKIVSKGGNPWVAVLYTWALVQLVLFVGKLNTIASIVTVFYLVAYAAVDLACLALEWASAPNFRPTFQVFSWHTCFLGIVSCLVMMFLISPAGASGSLGLMVLLLGFIHLRSAASSWGYISQALIFHQVRKYLLLLDIRKDHVKFWRPQILLMVANPRGSSQLMKFINHLKKGGLFVLGHVEIGDLDTMPSDPIQAHYNFWLSLVDKLSIKAFVDLTLSPSVRQGTQHLLRITGLGGMKPNTLVLGFYDDCVPEDYFLQDPAFSQARENDEFGVDLPALQAHFPPVREAESQRALRPSEYVAIISDAVKMHKNVCLARYFHLLEKDLPPSSSSASSKRRFEGRYIDVWPLNLLRPNSPTYVDICSLFLLQMACILTMVSSWKAARLRIFLCVESGDVGWVSKEEKLRELLTKLRIKATIKIVTWDQVVALHGHSQHGAGPRGDPERPDPPSEAGGCPEKPARETYLNAATFQVTDEYLASVNDLLLKQGGQTAVRFLYLPRPPADTSQYERYLEQLAILTTDLGPTLLIHGLTPVTCTEL is encoded by the exons ATGTCTACAGAGAGTTCCCCCCTGCTCAGTTACCGGCTCTTCCGTGTGTCGAGCGAGGGTGAGATGCCGGGGGGCGGCCAGGAAGAGGCCCCCCTGGTGGTGGGGGTGGCGGGGTCGGCCTCGGGGAGCTCCCACCATGACCCAGCCCGCCAGCTGTCGACGTTCTTTGGGGTCATCGTCCCCACAGTGCTCTCGATGTTCAGCATCGTGGTCTTCATGCGCGTGG GGTTTGTCATCGGCCACGCGGGTTTCCTGCAGTCTCTCCTAATGTTGGTGGTGGCCTATCTCATCATTTCTTTGACCGTCCTGTCTGTCTGCGCCATCTCCACCAACGGGGCGGTCCAGGCAGGCGGGGCTTACT TCATGATCAGTCGGACTCTGGGCCCCGAATTTGGCGGCAGCATCGGGCTCATGTTCTACCTGGCTAATGTCTGTGCTTGTGGCGTCTATGTCCTTGGGCTGGTGGAAGCCATTCTGGATGACTTCGGAGCAG ACGGCTCCGACCCTCCCGGGGCAAAGGCTCTCCCGCAGGGCTACGGGTACAGCTTCCTCTACGGCTCGGTCGTCCTCCTGGTCTGCCTCCTGGTCTGCCTCGTGGGGTCCCACATCTACTCCAGGGCGGCCTTCTTCATCTTCCTGGTGGTCAACGTTGTCCTCATCACCATCTTCGCCAGCTTCTTCGCCGTGTCGCCCCGGGAGATCGCGGTCTCCCGGGACGGGAACCACAGCTTCAACGCCTCGTTCACGGGGTTCAACGTCTCCACCCTCAGGGACAACATGTATG CCATGTACTCTCGCGATTACACCACCAACAACATCATGTCGTTCGCCACCGTCTTCGCTGTCATGTTCAACGGCTGCACGGGCATCATGGCCGGGTCCAACATGTCAG ggGAACTCAAAAACGCCAGCAGCTCGATCCCGAAAGGGACCATCATTGCAGTGGTCTACACTTTTGTCATctatttcctcctcttcttcatgaCCAGCTTCACCTGCGAGAG GGCTCTGCTGAAGGGGGACTACGGCTTCTTCCGGGCTATCAATGTATGGCCCCCCTTTGTGTTGATCGGCATCTACTCTGCGTCGCTCTCGGCATCGATGAGCAACCTCATCGGTGCGTCGCGGATCCTCCACGCCCTGGCAAAGGACGACCTGTTTG GAATCGTCCTGGCTCCGGCAAAGATTGTTTCCAAAGGGGGCAACCCCTGGGTGGCCGTCCTCTACACCTGGGCGCTTGTGCAA CTGGTCCTCTTTGTCGGGAAGCTCAACACCATCGCCAGCATCGTCACCGTCTTCTACCTCGTGGCCTATGCCGCCGTGGACCTGGCCTGCTTGGCGCTGGAGTGGGCCTCCGCGCCGAATTTCCG cccCACCTTCCAGGTGTTTTCGTGGCACACCTGCTTCCTGGGCATTGTCTCCTGCCTCGTGATGATGTTCCTGATCAGTCCAGCTGGCGCCTCTGGCAGCCTGGGGCTCATGGTGTTGCTCCTGGGCTTCATCCACCTGCGCTCTGCAGCTTCCTCCTGGGGCTACATCAGCCAGGCCCTCATCTTCCACCAG GTCCGGAAGTATCTGCTCCTCCTCGACATCCGGAAAGACCACGTCAAATTCTGGCGGCCCCAGATCCTCCTTATGGTGGCCAACCCCCGGGGCAGCTCGCAGCTCATGAAGTTCATCAACCACCTCAAGAAAGGCGGCCTGTTTGTCCTGGGGCACGTGGAGATCGGGGACCTTG ACACGATGCCCTCTGACCCCATCCAAGCCCACTACAACTTCTGGCTGAGCCTGGTGGACAAGCTAAGCATCAAGGCATTCGTGGACCTCACCCTCTCGCCTTCGGTCCGCCAAGGGACTCAGCACCTCCTCCGGATCACCGGCttgg GAGGAATGAAACCCAACACGCTGGTCCTCGGCTTCTACGACGACTGCGTCCCGGAGGACTACTTCCTTCAAGACCCGGCCTTCAGCCAAGCGCGGGAGAACGACGAGTTCGGCGTGGACCTGCCGGCCCTCCAGGCCCACTTCCCGCCGGTGAGGGAGGCGGAGAGCCAGCGAGCCTTGAGACCCTCCGAGTACGTGGCCATCATCTCCGACGCGGTGAAGATGCACAAGAACGTCTGCCTGGCGCGCTACTTCCACCTGCTGGAGAAGGACCTGCCGCCCTCGTCTTCGTCGGCCTCTTCCAAGCGGCGCTTCGAGGGGCGCTACATCGACGTGTGGCCCCTCAACCTCCTGCGCCCCAACTCGCCCACCTACGTGGACATCTgcagcctcttcctcctgcaaATGGCCTGCATCCTCACCATGGTCAGCTCCTGGAAGGCCGCCCGGCTCCGCATCTTCCTCTGCGTGGAGTCGGGAGACGTGGGCTGGGTCAGCAAAGAGGAGAAGCTGAGAGAGCTCTTGACCAAGCTGAGGATCAAGGCCACCATCAAGATCGTCACGTGGGACCAGGTGGTGGCCCTCCACGGCCACTCCCAGCACGGCGCGGGGCCTCGGGGGGACCCCGAGAGGCCGGACCCTCCCTCCGAGGCCGGAGGCTGCCCCGAGAAACCGGCGAGAGAGACGTACTTGAACGCCGCCACCTTCCAGGTGACCGACGAGTATTTGGCCTCTGTCAACGACCTGCTCTTGAAGCAAGGCGGGCAGACGGCCGTGCGCTTCCTCTACCTCCCGCGCCCCCCGGCCGACACCTCGCAGTACGAGCGCTACCTGGAGCAGCTGGCGATTCTGACCACGGACCTGGGGCCCACTCTGCTCATCCACGGCCTGACGCCCGTCACTTGTACGGAGCTCTGA
- the UFSP1 gene encoding inactive Ufm1-specific protease 1: protein MSLLSNVHLGLPLPDPPPHCLALVSGSYRYYHYGCDGVDDRGWGCGYRTLQTVCSWLPPGVDETLPRSVPSLQEIQSALVEIGDKPASFAGSRDWIGTVEAALCLDHFYSVPGKLVHVPHGRDLERQLEALQAHFQGGGGPVMMGGDKDNSSKGLLGVCSSPGGRHHLLVLDPHHYGRAGSLTREELQAKGWVCWRELGLFEAGSFYNLCFPQFRAKGCPV from the coding sequence ATGTCCTTACTCTCCAACGTCCACCTGGGGCTGCCTCTCCCGGACCCTCCTCCTCACTGCCTGGCCCTCGTCTCTGGCTCCTACCGCTACTACCACTATGGCTGTGACGGCGTGGACGACCGTGGTTGGGGCTGCGGTTACCGCACCCTCCAGACTGTGTGCTCTTGGCTGCCGCCGGGCGTCGATGAAACCCTTCCCCGCTCGGTCCCTTCCCTGCAGGAGATCCAAAGCGCTTTGGTGGAAATAGGGGACAAGCCCGCCTCCTTCGCTGGCTCCCGGGACTGGATCGGCACCGTTGAAGCGGCCTTGTGCCTGGACCACTTTTACAGCGTGCCGGGCAAGCTGGTCCACGTCCCCCACGGGCGGGACCTGGAGAGGCAGCTGGAGGCTCTGCAGGCCCATTTCCAGGGAGGCGGGGGCCCCGTCATGATGGGGGGAGACAAGGACAACTCTTCCAAGGGGCTGCTGGGTGTCTGCTCCAGCccaggagggcgccaccaccTCCTGGTCCTCGACCCTCACCACTATGGCCGGGCAGGGTCTCTTACGAGGGAGGAGCTGCAGGCAAAGGGATGGGTCTGTTGGAGGGAGCTTGGCCTATTTGAAGCGGGCTCCTTTTACAACCTCTGCTTCCCCCAATTCAGGGCAAAAGGATGTCCTGTATGA